A portion of the Bombus pascuorum chromosome 8, iyBomPasc1.1, whole genome shotgun sequence genome contains these proteins:
- the LOC132910034 gene encoding microtubule-actin cross-linking factor 1, isoforms 1/2/3/4 isoform X34 yields MSIYRFSKGGRLFVQGTREDDARENVASPAPSTATPVTDDLRAIYTKRRLSTEVLGSSIESTKTSRRGENGTKRIVTRIVRKTTTLTRGEERCVAEDLTKRATSGYLQETAASSSSFSLSRQASPKPKTVRISDIVVGQESNVTAREALLRWARRSTARYPGVRVTDFTGSWRDGLAFSALIHRNRPDLVDWKGARASQPRERLDRVFYVAEREYGVTRLLDPEDVDTPEPDEKSLITYISSLYDVFPEPPTIHPLYDAEDQRRSEEYRELASSLHMWIREKMCLMQERVFPPTLIEMKNLAAGSTKFKNEEVPPRYRDKQRLSYIFRDLQKYFEAVGEVDIEPHLRIEVIEENWNRLMMLHQEREQAIIDEIKRLERLQRLAEKVHREMKATDNRLEELERRVEDEARRLDRLHPLEAKHAVDLLEQDIRNTEVQIQNIFPDVHTLTEGRYSQAAELRKRVQKLHQRWVALRSLLHKRLVQPLSAVSFPVEERVVTKHRTTVHETRLVDTNPHFRALHDCIDWCKAKIKQLQDADYGSDLPSVQNELEVHQREHKNIEQFHPKVERCVQAKSHFHAEELTLYSQHLTVLQKLHTELLAASNKRLSDLDTLHDFIQSATNELVWLSSKEETEVTRDWSDKNLNVQSIEQYYERTFGSGIESLMSDLEKREIQFSAVQDRGEALVLQHHPAAKTIEAYMSAMQSQWTWLLQLTLCLEVHLKHAAQSQQFFRDVQQAEQWISKRDESLNTIYSQSEFSLDEGERLLKGMQELREELNSYGDHVQKLVDQAKDVVPMKQRRQPVTRPMQVTCVCSYKQVNMSIEKGEQCTLYDNSGRIKWRVKNQEGVESPVPGVCFALQPPDKDALDAAERLRRQYDRSVGLWQRKQLRLRQNMIFATIKVVKGWDLPQFLAMGQDQRTAIRKALNEDAEKLLSEGDPADPQLRRLKRETAEVNKLFDELEKRARAEEESKNAGRIFNEQISAIQEALDEAERVLNTRIAAPLPRDIDSLEHLVLQHKDFEQTLKRQTPDLDKVQQTFRGITLKTPAMRNKLDAVTTKWTNIWNSSNLYIERLKCVEIVLSSLEENTTSVSELEVKLASFDELPPDLKGLQNVLEDLMVLQNAISQQQTAMDKLNEDTQNARHVVEKSRPSHRGSHSDMDRLDDEVNKLNSRWTNLCAQLVERVRSAEAAYGLAQQLEHAYRNEVDFIDESYEKLEVENAKNLLNKVVERAPAIEAVNVTGSRLIREGKIYGQRLRAFTEQLEDICPSLDASVKKPRREFVSTVDDVARDLDTLNKRYTTLVDLLQERVTQLAAQQTEETSQQFQEALEGLQKWLTDTEEMVSNQKSPSSDYNVVKAQLQEQKFLKKMLMDQQNSMSSSYNMGQEVAAEAEPKERKKIEKQLKDLMARFDNLTESAAKRMEALEQAMGVAKQFQDKLIPLQTWLDKTEKRVRDMELVPTDEEKIQQRVTEHDGLHEDILSKKPEFSELTEVASQLMSLVGEDEAAALADKLQDAADRYAALVERSESLGNLLQRSRQGLRHLVLSYQELQAWMEGMEIRLSKYRVLAVHTEKLLQQMEDLADLTEEVSTRQTEVDSTTDTGLELMKHISSDEALQLKDKLDSLQRRFNDLVSRGSDLLKHAQESLPLVQQFHDNHNRLMDWMQAAESALQSAEPREDEIIRLEMEISEYRPVLDKINAVGPQLSQLSPGEGAATIEALVTRDNRRFAAIAEQIQRKAERLQLSKQRSLEVIGDIDDLLEWFHEVDNQLREAEPPSSEPEIIRVQLKEHKALNDDISSQKGRVRDVISTAKKVIRENGQYEDKSTIRENMEDLRETMEIVSGLSMDRLGALEQALPLAEHLRDTHIDLVSWLEEAEQQVAMLPMPALRPDLIAAQQDKNEFLVQSINEHKPLVEKLNKTGEALLKLCNEEEGIKIQDILEADTTRYAALRAELRGRQQTLEQALQESSQFSDKLEGMLRALSSTADQVNGAEPISAHPGRLRDQMEENSALVDELAQRSEAYAAVRRAADDVISKAGNRADPAVKDIKRKLDKLNKLWSDVQKSTTDRGQTLDEALAIAEKFWSELNGVMSTLRELQDALAGQAPPAAQPAAIQQQQVALQEIRHEIDQTKPDVEQVRASGHELMGLCGEPDKPDVRKHIEDLDQAWDNVTALYARREENLIDAMEKAMEFHETLQNLLEFLQEAEDKFSSMGLLGSDIDEVKKQIKQLANFKAEVDPHMVKVEALNRSLIRQAAELTERTSSEQAAAIKEPLGAVNRRWDGLLRGLVERQRLLENALLRLGQFQHALDELLVWIEKTDDTLDNLKAVAGDPQVIEVELAKLKVLVNDIQAHQTSVDTLNDAGRQLIEDGKGTAEASTTAEKLGTLNRRWRDLLQRAADRQRELEDALREAQTFTAEIQDLLSWLGDVDNTIVASKPVGGLPETASEQLERFMEVYNELEQNRLKVESVLQQGQAYLKRADSTSAGGLNHNLRTLKQRWDNVTARASDKKIKLEIALKEATEFHDALQSFVDWLTNAEKILTNLKPVSRVMETILGQIEEHKAFQKDVGVHRETMLNLDKKGTHLKYFSQKQDVILIKNLLISVQHRWERVVSKSAERTRALDHGYKEAREFHDAWSNIMNWLDETEKTLDEVASDGALGGNDPEKIKARLNKHRELQKALSAKQGTYDATMKNGKSLKDKAPKSDEFALKELLNELKNKWTTVCGKCVDRQRKLEEALLFSGQFKDAIQALLEWLSKSEKQLADTGPLYGDLDTVMNLVEQHKTFEKDLESRVSQMESVIKTGRELLAKATPDDASAIGSQLAEINNLWDTVTKLSSDKTERLQEALREAERLHKAVHVLLEWLSDAEMKLRFAGQLPEDEQESRNQLMEHEKFLRELSTKEIEKDQTLELAHVILAKAHPDGALVIKHWITIIQSRWEEVSTWAQQRNQRLENHMRGLQDLDNLLEELLSWLEGLENTLNALEAEPLPDDKATLEMLIVDHREFMENTSRRQNEVDRVCKARQIKSAKDTMKITKAKSPAPTRASPGRERTPDSLPHIGPRFPPKGSKGAEPEFRSPRVKLLWDRWRHVWMLAWERQRRLQDKYNYIQELDRVANFSWEDWRKRFLKFMNHKKSRLTDLFRKMDKNNDGLIPREDFIQGIMNTKFETSRLEMGAVADLFDRHGEGLIDWKEFIAALRPDWEERRTYNDTDKIHDEVKRLVMLCTCRQKFRVFQVGEGKYRFGDSQKLRLVRILRSTVMVRVGGGWVALDEFLLKNDPCRVFLMPIPDPNKPEQHEGWCPLAKGRTNIELREQFILADGVSQTMTAFRSKPSPTSTLQRTPISSANAGPITKVRERSARSVPMGQSRASRSSLSAGTPDSLSDNESSFKLGSARKTSTPYRSSMTPGGSRPSSRPTSRPTSRPTSRPGSRPASRQGSKPPSRYGSTQSLDSTDDSTNVSRIPRRTAVSTTGNTPTSSRHNSVSGKRLSVNGSSSRPRTPTGLVSPASGVPARFGTIHRASSIPTLTGVGTPISRSRIPVYVGTDIKSPQSTTSNISTHSTQSNYSTVSTDSTGSSSMCTNSATNTSSAVKRARTRTPSSGSSTPLPPSLKLSRKPSGASDTSVSTTPATKRKGKPTPIDQRAPFRL; encoded by the exons ATGTCGATATATCGGTTTAGCAAAGGTGGCAGACTGTTCGTGCAAGGCACCAGAGAGGATGACGCTCGCGAGAACGTCGCCTCGCCTGCTCCGTCTACTGCGACGCCCGTCACTGATGACTTAAGAGCGATTTATACCAAGAGAAGACTCTCGACCGAGGTTCTAG GATCGTCGATCGAGTCAACGAAAACTTCGAGACGCGGCGAAAACGGCACGAAACGTATCGTGACCCGGATCGTACGTAAAACGACCACATTGACACGGGGCGAGGAAAGATGCGTGGCCGAGGATCTGACGAAACGTGCCACCTCGGGCTACTTGCAGGAGACCGCtgcttcctcctcctccttctctttGAGTCGACAGGCTTCGCCAAAGCCGAAAACCGTCCGG aTATCCGATATTGTAGTGGGTCAGGAATCGAACGTGACTGCCCGTGAAGCTCTTCTGAGATGGGCCAGACGATCGACGGCGCGTTATCCTGGAGTGCGCGTTACGGACTTTACCGGATCGTGGAGGGATGGGCTAGCTTTCAGCGCATTAATCCATCGAAACAGACCAGATCTGGTCGATTGGAAAGGTGCTCGTGCTAGTCAACCACGAGAGCGGCTCGATCGGGTCTTCTACGTCGCGGAGCGCGAGTATGGCGTTACGAGGCTTCTCGATCCTGAAG ATGTGGACACTCCTGAACCGGATGAGAAGTCCTTGATAACGTACATCTCTTCGCTCTACGACGTGTTCCCGGAGCCGCCAACGATTCACCCGTTGTACGATGCCGAGGACCAGAGGCGCTCGGAGGAATATAGAGAGCTAGCTAGTTCCCTCCACATGTGGATCCGCGAAAAGATGTGCCTGATGCAGGAACGTGTCTTCCCGCCGACCttaatagaaatgaaaaatttggcGGCCGGCAGCACGAAATTCAAGAATGAGGAAGTACCGCCCAGATACAGAGACAAGCAACGACTTTCTTACATCTTCAGGGATTTGCAAAAGTACTTCGAAGCGGTCGGTGAGGTGGACATTGAACCTCACTTACGTATCGAGGTTATTGAAGAAAATTGGAATAGATTGATGATGCTGCATCAGGAAAGAGAACAGGCGATAATCGACGAAATTAAACG ACTCGAACGACTGCAACGACTAGCAGAGAAAGTGCACAGAGAGATGAAGGCGACCGACAATCGATTGGAGGAGCTCGAGAGACGAGTGGAGGACGAAGCCAGACGTCTCGATCGACTTCATCCTCTGGAAGCGAAACATGCGGTGGATCTTTTGGAACAGGATATTCGTAACACCGAGGTCCAGatccaaaatatttttccagacGTGCATACACTTACCGAGGGGCGATACAGTCAGGCGGCCGAACTTCGCAAAAG AGTTCAGAAGCTACATCAACGGTGGGTCGCCCTGCGATCTCTTCTTCATAAACGTTTGGTACAGCCGCTGTCGGCCGTATCTTTCCCGGTAGAAGAACGCGTCGTTACGAAACACCGTACTACCGTCCATGAAACCCGATTGGTCGACACCAATCCACATTTCCGTGCGTTACACGACTGCATCGACTGGTGTAAGGCGAAGATCAAACAGCTCCAGGATGCAGACTATGGCTCCGATTTACCTAGCGTGCAGAACGAACTGGAGGTTCACCAAAGGGAACACAAGAATATCGAGCAGTTCCATCCTAAAGTGGAGAGATGTGTGCAGGCTAAGAGCCACTTTCACGCCGAGGAACTGACATTGTATAGCCAACATCTAACTGTTCTTCAAAAACTTCACACTGAATTATTGGCGGCCTCGAATAAGAGACTTTCCGATTTGGACACTCTACATGACTTTATACAATCGGCGACTAATGAACTAGTTTGGCTGAGTTCTAAGGAGGAGACGGAGGTGACACGCGATTGGAGTGACAAGAATTTGAATGTGCAAAGTATCGAGCAGTATTACGAg CGTACGTTTGGATCTGGTATAGAG TCCCTTATGAGTGACCTAGAGAAGCGGGAGATTCAATTCTCCGCGGTGCAAGATCGAGGCGAAGCTCTGGTCCTTCAACATCATCCCGCCGCGAAAACCATCGAAGCTTACATGTCCGCTATGCAGAGTCAATGGACCTGGCTTCTTCAATTAACTCTTTGTCTAGAAGTCCATCTGAAACACGCAGCACAGAGTCAACAATTTTTCCGGGATGTTCAACAGGCTGAACAGTGGATCTCGAAGAGAGATGAATCACTCAACACCATTTATTCCCAATCAGAATTCTCCTTGGACGAGGGTGAACGTTTATTGAAGGGTATGCAAGAACTACGCGAAGAATTGAATAGTTACGGCGATCATGTGCAGAAACTGGTTGATCAAGCGAAGGACGTGGTTCCTATGAAGCAACGTCGACAGCCCGTGACACGACCTATGCAAGTTACATGTGTCTGCAGCTACAAACAAGTTAAT ATGTCGATTGAGAAGGGCGAACAATGTACGTTATACGACAACTCTGGTAGGATAAAATGGCGCGTAAAGAATCAAGAGGGCGTCGAGTCCCCTGTTCCAGGCGTCTGCTTTGCTCTTCAGCCACCTGACAAGGATGCTCTCGATGCTGCAGAAAGATTGCGACGACAATATGACCGAAGTGTTGGATTATGGCAACGGAAACAGCTTCGATTACGACAAAACATGATTTTCGCGACCATCAAAGTGGTCAAAGGCTGGGATCTACCGCAGTTCTTGGCTATGGGCCAGGATCAGAGAACTGCTATCAGAAAAGCCTTAAACGAGGATGCTGAGAAATTGCTGTCCGAGGGCGACCCTGCTGATCCACAATTGAGGCGACTGAAGCGAGAAACGGCCGAAGTGAACAAATTGTTTGATGAACTAGAGAAACGTGCCAGAGCGGAGGAAGAGTCAAAGAACGCGGGACGTATTTTCAACGAACAGATTTCTGCCATTCAAGAAGCATTAGACGAAGCAGAGAGAGTTCTGAACACTCGCATAGCTGCGCCATTGCCGAGAGACATCGACAGCTTAGAACATCTGGTTCTGCAACACAAAGATTTTGAACAAACTCTCAAACGTCAAACGCCAGATCTAGATAAAGTTCAACAAACTTTCCGTGGTATTACTTTGAAGACTCCAGCCATGAGAAACAAGCTCGACGCTGTTACCACCAAATGGACAAATATTTGGAACTCAAGCAATCTGTACATCGAGCGGCTAAAGTGTGTTGAGATCGTGCTTTCTAGTCTTGAGGAGAACACAACCTCGGTATCCGAATTGGAAGTGAAATTGGCGTCGTTTGACGAGCTGCCACCGGATCTGAAGGGATTACAGAATGTACTAGAAGATCTGATGGTGCTTCAAAATGCCATCTCTCAACAGCAAACTGCAATGGATAAACTGAACGAAGATACGCAGAACGCAAGACACGTTGTTGAAAAGTCGAGACCAAGTCATCGTGGCTCTCATTCTGATATGGATCGCTTAGACGATGAAGTGAACAAACTAAACTCCAGATGGACCAATCTATGTGCTCAGTTGGTTGAAAGAGTTCGCAGCGCGGAAGCAGCCTATGGCCTAGCTCAACAGTTAGAACATGCCTACCGTAACGAGGTCGACTTCATTGACGAATCGTACGAAAAACTCGAAGTGGAGAATGCGAAG AATCTATTGAACAAGGTGGTAGAACGAGCGCCGGCGATCGAAGCAGTAAATGTGACAGGCAGTCGATTGATTCGCGAAGGAAAG ATCTACGGACAAAGGCTTCGAGCGTTCACGGAACAGCTGGAAGATATCTGCCCGTCTTTGGATGCTTCGGTGAAAAAACCGCGACGAGAGTTCGTCTCAACGGTTGACGACGTCGCTCGTGATCTAGATACTCTGAACAAGAGGTACACCACGCTCGTGGATCTTCTTCAGGAACGGGTTACACAGCTGGCAGCGCAACAAACCGAGGAGACATCTCAACAG TTCCAGGAGGCTCTGGAGGGTCTTCAGAAATGGCTGACGGACACAGAGGAAATGGTATCCAACCAGAAATCACCATCATCGGATTACAACGTAGTCAAGGCGCAATTACAAGAGCAAAAATTCCTGAAGAAGATGCTAATGGACCAGCAAAACTCAATGTCCTCCTCGTACAATATGGGCCAAGAAGTGGCGGCTGAGGCGGAGCCTAAGGAACGGAAGAAGATCGAGAAACAACTGAAAGATTTGATGGCAAGATTTGATAATCTTACGGAAAGTGCTGCTAAGAGAATGGAAGCACTTGAACAAGCGATGGGAGTAGCGAAACAGTTCCAGGATAAACTGATACCACTTCAAACTTGGCTGGACAAGACCGAAAAACGCGTAAGAGATATGGAGTTGGTTCCAACGGACGAGGAAAAAATCCAGCAACGCGTTACCGAACACGATGGCCTTCACGAGGATATTCTGTCAAAGAAACCTGAATTCAGTGAACTTACAGAGGTTGCTAGTCAACTAATGTCTCTGGTAGGCGAAGATGAAGCCGCTGCTTTGGCTGACAAACTTCAGGATGCGGCTGATAGATACGCTGCATTGGTCGAACGATCGGAATCTCTTGGTAACTTGCTTCAACGTTCGAGACAGGGTTTACGTCATCTGGTACTCAGTTATCAAGAACTTCAGGCTTGGATGGAGGGTATGGAAATCAGATTGTCGAAATACAGAGTGCTGGCAGTGCATACGGAGAAGCTTCTTCAACAAATGGAAGACCTAGCTGACTTGACCGAAGAGGTTTCGACTCGACAGACAGAAGTAGACAGTACCACCGATACTGGATTGGAATTAATGAAACACATATCGAGCGACGAGGCGCTTCAATTGAAAGATAAACTCGATTCTTTGCAACGGCGATTTAATGATTTGGTTAGTCGAGGTTCCGACTTGCTGAAGCACGCGCAAGAGTCTCTTCCATTGGTGCAACAATTCCATGATAATCATAATCGTTTAATGGATTGGATGCAAGCTGCAGAATCGGCTCTGCAATCAGCCGAACCTCGCGAAGATGAAATTATTAGATTAGAAATGGAGATATCGGAATATAGACCAGTTCTAGACAAGATCAACGCCGTTGGACCGCAGTTGTCTCAGTTATCTCCGGGTGAAGGGGCAGCGACTATCGAAGCTCTAGTCACCAGAGACAACAGGAGATTCGCCGCCATTGCCGAGCAGATTCAACGAAAGGCTGAGAGGCTTCAGCTGAGTAAGCAACGTTCGCTGGAAGTGATCGGTGATATTGACGATTTACTAGAATGGTTCCATGAAGTGGATAATCAATTAAGGGAAGCAGAACCACCAAGCAGCGAACCGGAAATCATCAGGGTACAATTGAAGGAGCATAAAGCCTTGAACGACGACATATCCAGTCAGAAAGGACGTGTTAGGGATGTGATATCCACAGCAAAGAAGGTGATCCGTGAAAATGGTCAATACGAGGACAAATCTACGATCAGAGAAAATATGGAGGACTTACGAGAAACCATGGAAATTGTTTCCGGTCTTTCAATGGATAGACTCGGTGCTTTGGAACAAGCTTTGCCATTGGCTGAACATTTACGCGACACTCACATTGATTTAGTCAGCTGGTTAGAAGAGGCTGAACAACAAGTCGCAATGCTTCCTATGCCTGCGTTAAGACCCGATCTAATAGCCGCCCAACAGGACAAGAACGAGTTCCTCGTGCAGAGCATCAACGAACACAAACCTTTGGTCGAGAAGTTGAACAAAACTGGTGAAGCATTGTTGAAGCTGTGCAACGAAGAAGAAGGTATCAAAATACAGGACATATTGGAAGCAGACACCACTCGATATGCAGCCCTCAGAGCAGAACTTCGTGGTCGACAGCAGACTCTCGAACAGGCACTTCAGGAATCTTCTCAGTTCTCCGACAAGCTGGAAGGAATGCTGCGTGCTCTCTCATCAACTGCCGATCAAGTAAATGGCGCCGAACCGATCAGCGCTCATCCTGGTCGGTTAAGAGATCAGATGGAAGAGAATTCCGCTCTGGTCGACGAATTGGCTCAAAGATCCGAGGCCTATGCGGCTGTGAGGAGGGCCGCCGATGACGTGATCAGCAAGGCAGGTAACAGAGCTGATCCAGCCGTAAAGGACATCAAACGGAAGCTGGACAAATTGAACAAACTATGGAGCGACGTGCAAAAGTCGACGACCGACAGAGGTCAAACGTTAGACGAAGCTTTGGCGATCGCCGAAAAATTCTGGTCCGAGTTGAATGGCGTGATGTCTACTCTGCGAGAGCTTCAGGATGCTCTTGCTGGTCAGGCGCCACCAGCAGCTCAACCTGCTGCCATCCAACAGCAACAGGTTGCCTTGCAGGAGATTAGGCACGAAATCGACCAAACGAAACCAGATGTCGAGCAAGTACGAGCTTCTGGTCACGAGTTGATGGGTCTTTGTGGTGAGCCAGACAAACCAGATGTTAGAAAGCATATCGAAGATTTGGATCAAGCCTGGGATAATGTGACTGCCCTATATGCCAGAAGAGAGGAAAATCTGATCGATGCTATGGAGAAAGCCATGGAGTTCCACGAGACCTTGCAAAATCTTCTGGAGTTCCTACAAGAAGCCGAGGACAAGTTCTCCAGTATGGGACTGCTAGGAAGCGATATCGACGAAGTTAAAAAACAGATCAAACAATTGGCCAATTTCAAAGCCGAAGTAGATCCTCACATGGTCAAGGTCGAAGCTCTAAACAG GAGTCTGATAAG ACAAGCTGCCGAACTGACAGAGAGAACGTCCTCGGAACAAGCTGCAGCCATCAAAGAACCGCTTGGTGCCGTTAACAGACGGTGGGACGGACTGCTTCGAGGCCTCGTGGAGAGGCAAAGGCTCTTGGAGAACGCGTTACTACGTCTAGGACAATTCCAGCATGCTCTAGACGAATTGCTGGTATGGATCGAGAAGACGGACGACACTTTGGACAACTTGAAGGCCGTGGCCGGTGATCCTCAAGTGATCGAAGTGGAATTAGCTAAACTGAAAGTACTTGTAAATGATATTCAAGCCCATCAGACCAGCGTGGACACTCTGAACGACGCTGGAAGACAGTTAATAGAGGATGGAAAGGGAACAGCCGAAGCTTCGACGACTGCTGAGAAATTGGGTACTTTGAATCGTCGTTGGCGCGATTTGTTGCAACGTGCTGCTGATCGTCAACGAGAATTGGAAGATGCGCTTAGAGAAGCGCAAACCTTTACGGCGGAGATACAGGACCTTTTGTCTTGGCTGGGTGATGTGGACAACACTATAGTAGCTTCAAAACCTGTTGGAGGATTGCCGGAAACAGCTTCAGAACAGTTAGAACGCTTTATGGAAGTGTACAACGAATTGGAACAAAATCGTTTGAAAGTTGAATCGGTTCTTCAACAAGGACAAGCGTACTTGAAGCGTGCTGATTCTACTAGTGCCGGTGGTCTGAATCACAACTTGAGGACTTTGAAACAACGATGGGATAATGTGACTGCTCGCGCAAGTGATAAAAAGATCAAGCTCGAGATCGCTCTGAAAGAGGCTACAGAGTTCCACGATGCACTTCAATCGTTTGTCGATTGGTTAACCAACGCGGAGAAGATTCTGACGAATCTGAAACCTGTGTCGAGGGTAATGGAAACTATCCTCGGACAGATAGAGGAACACAAAGCGTTTCAGAAGGACGTTGGAGTTCATCGTGAGACTATGCTGAACCTCGATAAGAAGGGCACGCATTTGAAATACTTTTCACAGAAACAGGACGTGATTCTAATCAAAAACTTGTTGATAAGTGTGCAACACAGATGGGAAAGAGTAGTTTCGAAGTCTGCAGAGAGAACCAGGGCTCTTGATCACGGATACAAAGAGGCCAGAGAATTCCACGATGCTTGGTCCAATATAATGAACTGGCTCGACGAAACGGAGAAAACTTTGGACGAGGTTGCCAGTGATGGCGCCCTTGGAGGAAATGATCCAGAGAAGATCAAGGCCAGACTGAATAAGCATCGTGAATTGCAGAAAGCTCTCAGCGCCAAACAGGGTACCTATGACGCAActatgaaaaatggaaaatcatTAAAAGACAAAGCGCCTAAAAGTGATGAATTTGCTTTGAAAGAACTTTTGAATGAGTTGAAGAACAAGTGGACCACTGTTTGTGGTAAGTGCGTGGATAGACAGAGGAAGCTCGAGGAAGCATTGTTGTTCTCGGGACAATTCAAGGACGCTATTCAGGCGTTGCTGGAATGGCTTAGTAAGTCTGAGAAGCAGCTGGCAGACACCGGTCCACTTTATGGCGACCTTGACACTGTAATGAATTTGGTTGAACAACATAAGACCTTCGAGAAGGATCTCGAATCCAGAGTCTCTCAGATGGAATCCGTAATCAAAACGGGTCGCGAGCTTCTTGCTAAGGCGACGCCTGATGATGCATCTGCTATAGGATCACAGCTtgctgaaataaataatctttggGACACGGTAACCAAGTTGTCCTCTGACAAGACTGAACGACTCCAAGAAGCCCTCAGAGAGGCTGAACGCCTTCACAAGGCAGTTCACGTACTTCTGGAGTGGCTGAGCGATGCTGAAATGAAGCTGAGATTTGCTGGACAGTTGCCGGAAGATGAACAGGAGAGCAGGAATCAGTTGATGGAACACGAAAAGTTCTTGCGTGAATTAAGCACcaaggaaattgaaaaagatcAAACTTTGGAGCTGGCTCACGTGATTCTTGCAAAGGCACACCCTGATGGAGCTTTGGTTATCAAACATTGGATCACGATTATTCAATCCAGATGGGAAGAGGTTTCCACCTGGGCCCAACAAAGGAATCAAAGATTGGAGAATCATATGCGAGGACTTCAG GACCTCGACAATCTTCTGGAAGAACTACTGTCATGGTTAGAAGGTTTGGAGAACACTCTCAACGCTCTTGAAGCTGAGCCTCTACCAGACGATAAAGCTACTTTAGAAATGCTGATTGTGGATCACAGAGAATTTATGGAGAACACCAGTCGAAGACAGAACGAAGTTGACCGCGTCTGTAAAGCCAGACAGATCAAATCTGCGAAAGATACGATGAAGATAACGAAGGCTAAGTCACCTGCCCCAAC CCGAGCCAGCCCAGGCCGTGAGAGAACGCCCGATTCGTTGCCGCACATCGGCCCACGGTTCCCACCCAAAGGAAG CAAAGGTGCCGAACCGGAGTTCCGTAGTCCGAGAGTAAAACTGCTGTGGGACAGGTGGAGACACGTTTGGATGTTGGCGTGGGAACGTCAACGTCGTTTACAGGataagtataattatatcCAAGAACTGGACCGTGTCGCAAACTTCAGCTGGGAGGATTGGCGCAAGAGA TTCCTGAAATTCATGAACCACAAAAAGTCCAGATTAACAGATCTCTTCAGGAAAATGGATAAGAATAACGACGGACTGATTCCACGCGAGGACTTCATTCAAGGAATCATGAACACTA AATTCGAGACTTCACGGTTAGAAATGGGAGCGGTCGCAGATTTGTTCGATCGCCACGGTGAAGGATTGATAGATTGGAAGGAATTCATCGCGGCTCTAAGACCAGACTGGGAGGAACgcagaacgtataacgacactGACAAGATTCACGATGAAGTAAAACGATTGGTGATGCTTTGTACTTGTCGCCAGAAATTCCGTGTATTTCAAGTTGGCGAAGGAAAATATAGG TTTGGAGACAGTCAGAAGTTGCGGTTGGTACGGATTCTACGATCGACCGTGATGGTACGAGTCGGTGGTGGATGGGTAGCATTGGacgaatttctattaaaaaatgatccTTGCCGCG TTTTTCTAATGCCGATACCGGACCCTAACAAACCGGAACAACATGAGGGTTGGTGTCCGCTCG CCAAGGGAAGAACGAATATCGAGCTGCGAGAACAATTCATATTGGCGGATGGCGTCAGCCAGACAATGACGGCGTTCAGATCGAAACCGAGCCCAACCTCGACGCTGCAGCGTACGCCAATCTCATCCGCGAATGCCGGACCCATCACCAAG GTGAGGGAACGCAGCGCTCGCAGCGTTCCCATGGGACAATCGCGAGCATCGCGCTCATCGTTGAGCGCCGGAACGCCGGACAGCCTAAGCGACAACGAGAGCTCTTTCAAGCTTGGCTCCGCCAGAAAAACAAGTACACCCTACAGAAGCTCTATGACACCGG GCGGTAGTCGACCATCCAGTAGGCCAACTTCGAGACCAACATCCAGACCAACCAGTAGACCCGGAAGTAGGCCCGCATCCAGGCAAGGAAGCAAACCACCGAGTCGCTATGGTTCCACACAGTCGTTAGATAGCACTG aTGATTCGACCAATGTGAGCCGCATTCCACGTAGAACGGCAGTGAGCACGACAGGGAATACTCCCACTTCTAGCAGACACAATAGCGTGTCAGGAAAGCGCTTATCGGTGAACGGTTCGAGTTCACGACCTCGAACGCCCACCGGCCTGGTTAGTCCTGCCAGTGGTGTTCCAGCGAG gTTTGGCACGATCCATAGAGCTTCGAGCATTCCAACCCTGACTGGTGTCGGCACACCGATCAG CCGTTCGAGGATCCCCGTATATGTGGGCACGGATATAAAATCCCCACAATCGACGACCAGCAATATTTCCACTCATTCTACGCAAAGCAACTACTCGACGGTTTCTACCGATTCTACCGG GAGCAGCTCGATGTGTACAAATTCAGCAACTAACACCTCGTCGGCCGTTAAGCGAGCTAG AACAAGGACACCGTCCAGTGGGTCGAGCACGCCACTGCCGCCTTCTTTGAAACTATCCAGGAAACCTTCTGGAGCATCGGATACGTCCGTATCGACCACACCGGCCACTAAACGAAAAGGCAAACCAACGCCGATCGACCAACGGGCGCCATTCCGATTGTAG